The Halorubrum salinarum genome segment CTCAAGCAGTTCGGCGAGGGCGTAGACGAGGTCGCCCTGGTGACCGGCGACGACGGCGTGTTCGTCGTCCGCGCGGGCGGCGAGGTCGTGTTCGACAAGACCGAAGACGAGTACGACGTCGACGCCATCGTCCGGGCGGTCAAGCCGCACGTCGGCGCGACCGCGTAACTCCGGCCGCGGTTCGGTCTCAGTTCTTTCTTCGAGCAGCACCGCAAACGTCCTTGCGTCTCGTTCACGCGGCACAAGCTAATTGTCGCTCGGCCGCGAACAGCCCCGGCGATGTCGGACTCATCGCAGCGGCAGCGAGGCGACCCTCCCGCCGACGACCCGACGCTCGGGGCCGACGACTCGACGCTCGGGGGTGACGCCGCGCCGGGCGCGGACGACCGGCCGTGGCTCGCGCGGGCCTGGTATCGGTCCCGGCTCGGGACCGCCGTCGTCGCCGGCGACGTCCTCCTCGCCGTCGCCCTCACCGCCGCGGCCTCCGTAGCGGTCGACGCGCCGTACGCCGGGATCGACGGTCTCGGGCCCGGAATCGTCCCCCCGTTCGTCCCCCTGTTCAGCCTGCTCGGGGCGCTGGGGTTCGTCTCCACCGCCCTGATCGAGCGCTTCGACGCCTCGGTCGGCAGGCTCCTCCGGTACAACCTCCGGCTGCCGGCCGCGCTGCCGCTCGGCGTCGGGGTCTACCTGCTCTCGGACCTGATCCTCGGGCAGGGCGTCGACGACGTGCCGCTCGTCGTCGGGCTCGTCTTCCTCTCGGGGCTGTACGTGAACCTCGCGTACAAGCGCCTCGGCGCGCTGGCGCGCCGGCTCCTCCCCTCGGGCAGCGGTCAGGGGGAGGACCGCTCCGGGCGGGGCGGGACCTGACCGCGTCAGTCCGGGTCGAACACCGCCCGCGCGGAGTTCGTCACCACGAGGACGCTGCTCGACGCCATCGCGAGCGCCGCCAGGAGGGGGTTGAGGACGCCCGTCAGCGCGAGCGGGATCGCCACGGCGTTGTAGCAGAACGCCCAGCCGAGGTTCTGTTTCAGGCGCCGGTTCGTCCCGCGCGTGACCGCGAACAGCTCCGGCACCGCCGAGAGCCGGTCCTCCAGCAGGACCGCGTCCGCGGCGTCGGCCGCGAGGTCCGTGCCGGAGGCGACCGAGACGCCGAGGTCGGCCGCCGCGAGCGCCGGCGCGTCGTTGCTCCCGTCGCCGACCATCGCGACCGGGCCGTCGGCCCCCAGGCGCCGGACCGTCTCGGCCTTCGCCTCCGGCGGCACCTCGGCGAACACCTCGTCGATCGCGGGGTGGTCCGCGAACCGCGCCGCGGCCGCGGGCGCGTCGCCGGTGAGCACGACCACGCGCCGCCCGTCCGCGTCGAGGTCGGCGACGACCGACTCCCACCCGTCGCGCACCTCGTCGCCGACGGCGAGGACCCCGCGCACGCGGCCCTCCCAGCCGACGTAGACGGGGACGTTCCCGCGGTCGCGGGCGGCCGTTCCCGCCTCGCGCAGTCGGTCGGACGCCGGCCAGCCGCGCTCGTCGAAGCAGTCCGGGTGGCCGACGACGACCTCGTCGCCGTCGACCCGCCCCGCGACCCCGCGGTCGAACACGTCGACGCCGGTCGCGGACGGGGAGTCGAGCGCGTCGACCTGGGCCGGCGCGCCGTCGGTCGCGTCGCCGGCGGCGGCCGCCTCGCCGCCGTCGGTGGCCGGTCGCGACCCAGCCGAATGGTCCCCGTCGCCCAGCACGCCCGCGACGATCGCCTCCGCGACCGGGTGGACCGACGCGCGCTCGACGGCCGCGGCGCGCTCCCGCACGCGCTCGACCGACTCCCCCTCGGCGGCCGTCGCCTCGAGCAGCCGCATCTCGCCGTCGGTGAGCGTGCCAGTCTTGTCGAGGACGACGGTGTCGACGTCGGCGGCGGACTCGAAGACGGCGTCGGAGACGACGACGATGCCCCGCTTCGCCGCGTCGCGAATCCCGGCGGCGACGGCGAGCGGGGTCGCCAGCCCGAGCGCGCAGGGACACGAGACGATCAGCACCGTCAGCCCGACGAGCGCGGCGTCGACCGGCGCCGACCCGAGCGCCAGCGTGGCGGCGGCGCCGACGGCCGCGACCGCGACGACGAGCGGCACGAACACCGTCGCCAGCCGGTCGACGAGGCGCTGGATCCCGGACCGCGAGCTCTGGATCTCCCACAGCAGCCGCACGAGGGTGTCGAGCGTGCTCGCCGCGTCCTCGCCGACCTCGACGACGACCGGCGAGTCCGTGACGACGGTCCCCCCGCGGACCGGGTCCCCCTCGCGCTTCGTCGCCGGGAGCGACTCGCCGGTGACGAGCGCCTCGTCGACCGCGGCGGTCCCCTCGACGACGGTCCCGTCGAACGGCACCCGCTCGCCGGGGCGCACGAGGAGGCGGTCGCCGGGGTCGACCGCGTCGGCCGCGACGGTCTCGCCCGCCTCGGTCCGCACCGTCCGGTTCTCGCTCGTCGTCAGGTCGGCGAGCATGCCGGTCGCGCGGCGCTTGATGACCGACTCGTAGTGGTTGCCCGCGGTGACGACGAGGACCACCGCGATGGTCACGTCGAAGTAGAGGTCGGTCCGGCCGACGAGCAGCGCGAGCGTGCTGTACGCGTACGAGCTGGTCGCCGCGAGCGACACGAGGAGGTCCATGTTGGGCCGTCGCGCCCGGAGGCTCACGTACGCGCCCCGCAGGATCGGGTAGCCGGTGTAGAACAGCACGATCGAGGCGAACAGCCAGATCTGCGCGAAGAGGTAGGTGCCGGAGACGCCGCCGAGGTCGAGGATCGGCTCGTACCCGAAGTAGGTCGGGTACAGGAAGAGGACGTACCACAGCATCGCCATCATCCCGAAGAAGCCGCCGCCGATCAGGAACCGCACGACCGCGTCGTCCTCGTCGGCGTCCGGGTCCGCGCGGTCGCTCGCCGAGTACCCCGCGACGGAGAGCCGGTCGGGCAGCTCGTCCGCGTCCACCGCCTCCGGGTCGTAGTCGACGCGGATCGTGTCGGTCGCGTAGCTGGCCTCCGCGGCCGCGACCCCCTCCTGCTCGCCCGCCCGCATCTCCAGGAAGGACTCGCAGGTCGCGCAGTGCATCCCGTCGACGTGGAGGAACGTCGTCTCGCCGTCGAACTCGTCGCCCGGCGCCGCGTCGGGGCGCCGCTCGTCGAGGTCGTCGAGGTCCTCGACGCCGTCGAGCGAGCGCGCGACGGTCAGACAGCCGCGGCAGCAGAACTCGCCGTCGACGTCGGGGGCGGTGTGCGGGTCGTCCCCGGTCGGGAGGTCACAGAGCGTGCAGCGTGACATGTGGATTCGATTCCGGCGTCCCGCGCGACCGGTCCGCCGCGCCTCGCGGGCTGTCGCGTCTCGCGGGCCGACCGGCTACGCCTGTTCCGCGTCGTTCGCGTCGCCGCCCACGCCCGGGAAGCTCCCGCCGGTCGCGATCCGGAGGCTCGCCCAGATGAGCAGGACGTTCACCAGCGTGATCGCGACGAAGACCTCCGCCCGATCCGCGATAAACACCGCCGCGGGGACGATCCCGCCGAGGATCAGGAGCACGGCCTGTTGGATCGAGAAGTCCATACCGTAGCCTAGCGCCCGCTGGGAATATATAATACCCGTGTTTTCAGGGTCCGAGAACGGATGGATCTTATATAGCTCTCTGTTGTCAAGCCCGCCCATGAGCCGAAACGAGACCGCACACGGTCCGCCGGACGACGTGAGCGGTGACACCGAGGAGTTCGATCCGATCGGGACCCTCACGCTCATCGGGATATACTTCGTCATCCTGGTGCTGTCGTGGGTGTACATCTACTACATCGAGTTCCTCGGCCGCGATCTGGTCGTCGTGGGGTGATCACGAGATGCACATCCACGCCTACGAGAAGATCTGGCTGGCCGCGTCGGTACTGCTGATCCTGTTCCTCCTCGGCTCCGTCACCTACGGCGCCGTCGGGCCCGGCGTCGCGATGGTGAGCGACACCGAACCGACCATCGACGCCGGGGCGTTAGACGAGGACGAGCGGTTCTCCGAGCCCCGCGTCGAACGGGTCGGAGAGAACGAGTACGCGGCGTACGTCGTCGCCCGACAGTTCGGGTTCCAGCCGGACCCGATCGTCGTGCCGGCGAACAGCACGGTGACGTTCTACATCACGTCGGCGGACGTGATACACGGGTTCGAGGTCGCCGGGACGAACGCCAACACGATGGTCGTCCCCGGCGAGGTCTCCGAGATAACCGTCCGCGTCGAGGAGCCGCAGGAGTACGGCCTCCTCTGTAATGAGTACTGCGGCGCCGGTCACCACGTGATGGAAGGGAAGGTGAACGTCGTCAGTCAGTCGGCCTTCGAGGAGCGGACCGACGGGGGTGACGGCGAATGAGCCAGGCGCTCGAAGGCG includes the following:
- a CDS encoding SelT/SelW/SelH family protein, translated to MTRVEVEYCVPCGMLNRAQDVSEAILKQFGEGVDEVALVTGDDGVFVVRAGGEVVFDKTEDEYDVDAIVRAVKPHVGATA
- a CDS encoding cytochrome c oxidase subunit II; the encoded protein is MHIHAYEKIWLAASVLLILFLLGSVTYGAVGPGVAMVSDTEPTIDAGALDEDERFSEPRVERVGENEYAAYVVARQFGFQPDPIVVPANSTVTFYITSADVIHGFEVAGTNANTMVVPGEVSEITVRVEEPQEYGLLCNEYCGAGHHVMEGKVNVVSQSAFEERTDGGDGE
- a CDS encoding heavy metal translocating P-type ATPase; translated protein: MSRCTLCDLPTGDDPHTAPDVDGEFCCRGCLTVARSLDGVEDLDDLDERRPDAAPGDEFDGETTFLHVDGMHCATCESFLEMRAGEQEGVAAAEASYATDTIRVDYDPEAVDADELPDRLSVAGYSASDRADPDADEDDAVVRFLIGGGFFGMMAMLWYVLFLYPTYFGYEPILDLGGVSGTYLFAQIWLFASIVLFYTGYPILRGAYVSLRARRPNMDLLVSLAATSSYAYSTLALLVGRTDLYFDVTIAVVLVVTAGNHYESVIKRRATGMLADLTTSENRTVRTEAGETVAADAVDPGDRLLVRPGERVPFDGTVVEGTAAVDEALVTGESLPATKREGDPVRGGTVVTDSPVVVEVGEDAASTLDTLVRLLWEIQSSRSGIQRLVDRLATVFVPLVVAVAAVGAAATLALGSAPVDAALVGLTVLIVSCPCALGLATPLAVAAGIRDAAKRGIVVVSDAVFESAADVDTVVLDKTGTLTDGEMRLLEATAAEGESVERVRERAAAVERASVHPVAEAIVAGVLGDGDHSAGSRPATDGGEAAAAGDATDGAPAQVDALDSPSATGVDVFDRGVAGRVDGDEVVVGHPDCFDERGWPASDRLREAGTAARDRGNVPVYVGWEGRVRGVLAVGDEVRDGWESVVADLDADGRRVVVLTGDAPAAAARFADHPAIDEVFAEVPPEAKAETVRRLGADGPVAMVGDGSNDAPALAAADLGVSVASGTDLAADAADAVLLEDRLSAVPELFAVTRGTNRRLKQNLGWAFCYNAVAIPLALTGVLNPLLAALAMASSSVLVVTNSARAVFDPD